DNA sequence from the Lysobacterales bacterium genome:
TTCCAGGGCGGCATTAATGTACTCGGCGATCACGGCATCGTCGTCGAGGTAGTCGGCAGCGTCAAAGCGAGCAAGGTTCTTCATCGTCAATCCTCCAGCCGCTTGAGAAGGGCTTTCGCAAGCTTGATGTCTTTGGCTTGCGTGGACTTGTCTCCACCGCAAATCAGGATGTACACGACCTCGCCCTTGCGGGCGAAGTACACGCGATAGCCGGGTCCAGTGTGTACTCGCATCTCCGAGATGCCGTCGCCTACAGGCTCGCAGTCTCCAAAGTTGCCCGCCTCAGCGGATCGTATGCGCGCGACGACGCGCGCTTTGCCCTTTGGATCTCGTAGCGCCTTCAGCCATGCATCGAACTCGGCTGTTCGT
Encoded proteins:
- a CDS encoding type II toxin-antitoxin system RelE/ParE family toxin; its protein translation is MNAFLRTAEFDAWLKALRDPKGKARVVARIRSAEAGNFGDCEPVGDGISEMRVHTGPGYRVYFARKGEVVYILICGGDKSTQAKDIKLAKALLKRLED